GACAATGGCGGCAACGTCAGGTACCAGTTTATGTTTGACGAGTCTGACAATATTAACATTCACCAAGAAACTGGCAGACGTAAATCTTATGacggttttctctttttttttctttcgtgcAGAATATTCTCAAGCCTTCATGTGTCTGGTGAACGTAAGttataaaaaacattcagattTTTACTATTTATTGTAGCtttaaaacaagaagaaaattgcataatctgtatttatttgacaaaatcTTTCATTATCTGCATAACATGTAATGACCCATTTGAGTTAAGGtaaaaacaacagactgtcaCACTTGCACTGTGAATGTGATCCCAAGAGGAATTCACTGGTGTCACTTCATCACACGTCATGTGAAAACCTGACTTTCTCTTTATTATGACGTTGTCTTGCAGTTCAGGAAgtaaagaacaaacagaaaccaaACTCTCTGCACTTCTCTAATTAAGTCAACCTGTGTTCTGGCGTCACCTATTGATTTATACTCGACTGTTTCCTCAGAGCTGACCCAGCTGAGTGGAGTGGCGGCCATGTTGCGGTTTCCCATCGCCGACCTGTCCGAGGAAGAGGACGGCAGCAGCTCAGACGAAGACTGATCCAGAGAAAAGGACCCTGGCGCCCCGTTCGGAGAAAAGAAGGGGGCAAATAACACAAGAATACATTGtgttataaaacaataaatctcCTGTGTTATGGTTTCAACCTCTccaacacacagcacacttcTTTCAGATCTAATTCATTTTCTGAAGTGGCCATGATTTCAGTTCTTGGTGTTTTTGGTTTGAGGTTAGTGTCTTTGAGAAGGTGCAGGTTGTGTTAATTCCTGAAAGCTTGCGGCTCTTAAGAAAGCTGATCAAAAGGAATGTTATATGTTGCAGTATTACATATTACATGTTGCCACAGTTCAAATGACAACTGGTTAAATTTTGAGTCATatttagcaataaaaaaattaatattttcaagtGTATATACAATATATCTTTCTTGCAATTAAACAACATAAGCATTCAACCACTtgagttttctctctgtcacaaacCCTTCTCATCACGCGGGAAAGAAATACAAGTTGGAGcaagatataaaaatataatttattacatatgatagttttcatttttccacttCTCCAGACTATTTTAGTTATGGATGGTATTACCCAGAACGACTGCATttcgacaaaacaaaaaatcaagtATACTCAGGGTTTTTAATTCGATGAGTTCCACAGTTACAACACTGTaagttcctctttttcttctctggcaaaatgtcaaactataaACTTCCCTCGTGAAGAATTTTAGCAGCTATAAGACTAAAGTGCATTTCGAAACAAATCACCTCTGTCCTGCCTCCGTGATTCCTAAATCTCTTTTCTATCAGCGCAGCCttgagtgagtgactgagtgagtgtaCTGTGATACACTTGGCATCACTCAGTAGGGCATTGGTAGGTCTTAATCCAGGCTAAATCCTCCAGTGTGCCCCAGTGGAGGTAGACAATCGAGCATGTTACCATGATATGCATTATCTGGTGGCTGTTGCCCCAGTTGTCAAACAGGCCTGGGCTGAAGCGCTCAGGGATCTGGATGATGTTGACCAGGCCTCCCAGTACAGCCAGAGAGTCCATGATGACAAAGAGGCGCAGGGAGCTTGGGCTGCCCACCCCGCTGCCGTACACTCGGAACAAGAAGAGGCTGAAGCGGAACACAGCCTGCCAGACAAAGGCTTGCAAGCGCAAGATGTTGGTGCGGGCCGTTGTGGCACAGTAGATCCCGTAAGCTGACAGGAGGATGTAGGTCAGCAAGGCAGCCTGCTGCATGGCTGGGTAGCAAAGAAGGGTGATGTGAATGATGGGAAGTGCTCCtagagggaaaagggaagacGTACCAATGAATAAACCATGTCACTGAAACTGTGTCGGATGTTATTGACTTGGTTATTACCAGAGGGGCAGAACTCAGATTTCTCTCAACTGCatcttatatttttatattttgctctGACCATTTGTGATCAAATTTGAGTGTTATTGCATTCGCTGTCAAAATCTTGAGAATTCAACGACCTACCCAGGGTGTTAACCAGGCAGACGCCGAACATGTCCAGGGACAGCAGTGTGTCGTAAACGTGTTCTCCCCCAACATGGTTCATGAACACATGGTAGACCACTGAGCCTACGGTAGGGCAGAGGCAGGCCAGATAGTGGACCACACAGATCCAGACGCTGTCCACCTCCATCCAGGGGATGTTGAAAGGCATTAGCACCAAGAAAAGGACAAAGGGGATTCCTGGGGTGGGGGGCAGATGAGGGGttgaaagaggaaagaagatgataaaagaagaagtttgaaaTCAACAACACTGTTATAGGAGACAATTGGTTTCATTCTCGGACCCCCAAAAGAAAAGAGTTAAAGCCtgactttttaatttcaacagTTAAAATTATGTGACCTTTTGTAGATCAGTATGAAGAATTTCATTgttcctctgttgttgtttttatgaggAATAATACGAAATCTATTGCGGTTGGCTTCATGCATAGAGGAAACCTGAACGACGCTCTAAAACTAATACCCTTCGCTTCCCCTTAGTAAGAGCGTTAGTTGTAATGATCTTACAGGATAgccaaggggaaaaaaatggagccTGAAGATGATGTTCAAGGATGCACAGGTTTTATCTCACGTACAGTTaagtttcatgtgtgtgtgggtccagGATGCTGTGCTGATGATGGTTATGGGCATTTACAGCTGAAACGCGTCGGCCAAATACAAACCTTTAAGAACCTCGTTAGCAGTAAGATATTTCCAGGACAGAGATTCCCGGGGCAGATTACAGCTAATACCCCATATCCTCATTACACACCCTTGTCAACCGTACTTATCTGGCCACAAGTGAGAGTAGTGGACATTTGTGACCTGTTTTATTTGTGCATCCCCTATTTTAATTGGGTACAAGGTGAGGACAAACTTGCTCCGCGTATTGttgagatatatattttaaaaggtAATGCAGATGCAATTAAAAACACTTAGTGACATATTTAGATTTCAGACACCGTGAGAGCTGTAAGCAAAGTCGGTGCAGTTATTTCTGGACTTACCATGGGTGTAGATGTTCCCCAGCTCATTGTGCATGTAGAAGACGCTCCTGAGGCACTCTTGAGCTGTGGACACTGGCCGGTAACCTGTCAGGACATATTTGTTGAACTGAAGGTGTGGAGGGGTCTTTGCCAAGTCCAACAGCCGCGGTCCTCTGTAAAGCACCATCACTACTGCCTGCAGCCAATGCCCTCACATTTAGTTGACGGTACAGGTTCCTCACCATCTACATCCTAAAAGAGGCCACACTCGGGACTCCGTGTCACGGTCGTGGCCACAACTAGTCGGTTACTCTGCTCCTTGAAACCCATCATTGGCCAGGTGTAATTCCAAGCAAGCAACCTGTTGAGCTGACCCAAGTGGCATGCCTTCAGTAGGACCAATCAGCAAGCGGCTCTTACTTCTAAGCTGGGGTAATCCTCACAGAAAGACACGTGCAATACGGCAGCTGCTCCTTATTGCGTCTCATAACTCACTCACGTCTGTACTTCATCCTTTACATAGATATAttctttatttccctctttgTCGTCTCCAAACGTTCTCCTGCAGCCCATGTTGGTTCACAATTGTGCTGCAGTCAGCATCATCTGGGGATTACATCACCTGTTGGGTGGCTCTTTTCTTTAATGACACTGATTTATTCCTTAAATTAAAACTAATATGTTTAACTCCATTTAAACTGTAAGCATTAATAATGAATGTagggaaacacacaaatgagGGAAGCAACATTTTTACTGTTGTGATTCTTTGATGGTTTTAATCAATCAAATCTAATACTatacaataatgtaaaaaaagagaacattttcTGTGCAAAATAAATTAGACTGAATTAAGTTTTATGGAAACATTTTGAGTGGAGGACGTCCAGGAAGAACTGACAGATTAAACTAAATCACTGACCACAAGCAGCAGCCAAACTCCATGTCTTCATCAACCATTTCTTTGCATATACAGTGAACAGTAAGTGCAGGACAAAAAGTTAACgcagaaataataatcaaaaaatcGCTAAAACCTAACAACTTAAAATTgcttaaatgttattttatctctagactgacaaacaaacacaaaacatgactatttgacagacaggaagaaaataaaattaatatacaattacagttaaaaaataatatacagcAGAAGAAAACGGGTTACACAAGATATTCTTGTCGCTGTGAGCACAGTTAACCtgtgtggagaaaagaaaacagtacaAAGATTAAATGGATGAAAGAGGAAACGGGGCACAACATTTTTGTCCGAGTTTGTTCTCACCTTGATAGCCACTATTCCCAAAGAAGCCATTCAGATCATGTTTGCCATTCTTTTCTCCTGAGCACAAACAAAGGATATGAAAACTGTTAAgcaaaaaatgtttattcatcTTATGTTATTTACATTGATTAAATTGCAAATTGAGTAATGCAAATTAACAATAACCTATTTCAATCTCTGATGCTCCCTACTGAGCTTTTCATACTTGATTCATTAATATTTCgcttataatttaaaaaaaacttaattagTTGTTAAGAAAGtaattctctttctctttgttctttaaaaaaaattaaaatagtttttaaacgTTAGATGCTACCAGCCCTGAATAATACTTTCTGTTTTTAAGGATTATTGCAGTCTGGGTGATTTGTCCACCTCTCCAGGACTTACCTTGTGGGTGAAAATGCAGTTTGAGATGCTGTTGAATGTGTATCTGCCGTGGCAGCTGCTCTTGTAGCAGGTCATCAGGTTGTTCAGGTAGCTGAATCACGCCGTGCGTCTCAGTGGCGGGTGCAGAGTCAAGGTCCAGGCTGGCAGTGCCAGCAGGATCGGGCAGATCTTCAGCACCCGCTCCCGGCAGCACATCAGGTGTGAAGGAAGCCTCTTCAGGAAGATAGGACGGGCCAGAGGGGTAGGCCATGGTGGGGCTGGGAGTGGGAGCAGCAGGGAATGCAACAACTAGGGAGGAGACGCAAATAGGCAGACATGAAGGAGGGTTGTGTCGTTATTGTTAATGCAATCTTAATCTATGCAGTTAAAATTCTGGGATGAACCTAGTGTCCCCTAGTTTTACCTTCAGGTTGCACATGTCCATATATGTAGCCCAGATGAtctgaaagtgacaaaaaacagCTAAATATTTATCTAAATTCAATGGCGCCACAAGAGATGATCATGCAGAAATACACTCTTCACTCACTCACCATATCTATCAACAGACATCCCCTCGCCTTCGACTGCAGTTGCTGGAGTCGGCACTCCTCCCTTCGCTGAGAGATCAGAATCAAAACAGATAAGACAAGAGGATAATGGGTTGAACAGTCTATTATGTCCTGAGAAACCTTTTCCTCTCACCCACCGTAAGATTTTACAGCTGAATCTGGCTCAGAAGGCAGGGACTCATAAGGTAGGCCAGCGGTATCTGGAAAACAGTACATTATAGGGTAAAATTATAATTCGTTGATGTTAACACATTTCTTATTTGATGGATAAATAGCACCAAAGATACCAATACCATATTCTCCACCAGATCTTCCTTCATATGCAGATTCCAGGGGCTGTGACTGGTACGATCCCTGGTTACCTGGGAAGAGATTTAGCACACATGCTAAACATGCAGAGGAAAACGAAAACACTGACAGGACAAgaacagaaaaaactaaaacattgaaAAGGATGTACCATATTGACCAACAGATTTTGCTTCACGGCTAAAACCAAGAGCTTGTGGCGAATAGGGAACTTCACCGCCACCTTAGCAGGAAGCAGTCGCACACAGATGACAAGTTAAAaccaaatgaataaacaaatgacAAGTAGAAAGTAGCTGCCATGTTTGCTGAAGCTCACCATATTGGCTAGTTAATTTTCCATTATGTCCAAGTCCAAGAGGTTCGGGCTGATATGGAGACCCAGCCAGACcttgaaaacaatatttaataactGAATCTATTAAACGaataacaaatacatacagGCTGTACACAACGGCGTGGTTCTACAGAATCAGGTGgcttataacttttttttttaaagaaagaaaaacatttcattaacaaATCATTAAAGGTTCAATCAGCCTACCGTGCAGTTCTAAAGCTCActaattgaaatgttttatctcGCCATACCAAACTCTAAGTCAAGTTATCTATCTTCATATACAAGTGTATTACCCAAAAATCTTGAACTTTTTCTCACCATATGTGCCAGTAGATTTGACCTCCGGGTTCAGTCCAGCTGGTTGAGCTTCATAAGGCATTCTTCCATAACCTACAAATTAATAGAAGGTTAATATGGAGAACTTATACACAACTGTGACTGAAATGTTGTGAGGCGCAAGCCAGACCATATTTGCCAGCTGCATTTCCGAGACCGAGAAGTTGCGCACCACTGGGGAATCCTgagcagagatggaggaaaaacagaatgaaatgatCACATGACTACTCAAAGATTGTGGTAGATAAAACTATTAGTCACAGCAAAAAGCTTGCAAACGCACCATATTTCCCAGGTCCAGGGTCCCCTCCCATACCGGTCCCAAGTCCACCTGGATGTATTTTCGAAATCATATCATTAGGATCTCAAGACACACCTTCGAAGCTCAGTATACAGAGCACACAAGGTACCAACATGCCAGAAACAGTGGTTTGGTTCCAACTTTGGACAAACACAGTAAAAACTCCTGCTGGTATGGCACATTATTTTGTACTGCAGTTCATTTTTTAGTTATCATGGCTCAAGACATATGACCCTCACCATAATTTCCAGGAGATTTCTCAGGTCCATATGGTCCTCCGCCATATCCTAGATAGAATTGAGACGTAGAGTTTGGAAGCAGAAAAATTACTGGACACAAGTGACCTCAGTAGTGGCTCTATATGATTGTATTTATTCTTAATGGGCAAGAGAGACGCCTAAAAGTGGACGTTTGGGTTTATGCATTCAACACACAAAGCCAAAACATGCCACAATAACATAAACATAACATGCTGTCCTGCTCCATTAGTACCTGTGCTGAGGGGTTGTCCACCAAATTGCAAACCACCAATGCCTGGTTAAATGAGCAAGGCAGTGAGTTGGTTGGCATATGAATAATGACAAAGGAACATACTAGAGACAGAGGATATGACCAAAAACCTTACCATACTTGGCGCTGGACTTCTCAGCACCCATTCCAAGTTTCTGACCACCAAAAGGCAAGCCACCCATTCCTGTAACATTGGAAAGAATTTTGGTTCTAGTGAGCtacttctaaaaaaaatgttttttctttttaagataaTGCAATGCTTACAGGTCTGTTCATTATTTCTGAATTGACTTTGTGAACAGTGCTCTCCTAAAGTGAGAGCCTTCTCagcaaattgtatttttttaatgaagattATAATGTGTTAAGCTATCCGGGACCTACCACCATACATGCTGCCCAATTTGCCATTTGGTCCAAGGCCAGCAGACTGAGGCTCAAACTGACTAATTCCTGCGCAAgtataaagaaaatatatgtgTCACACCTGTTAACTTTAACACATTGAGGTGAATATGCTTATTGAGGTGAATATGCTCTCTGAAGTCACATTAcagctgaaaccagagaatagACAGGTGACTACAGAGCATCCAAATACACTGGTAGATCTACAAACTTCATCTGAGATATTGAGATGCTACAAATTGCAACAGTGAAGAATTTCATCAGGGCTATAAATGCACTAAAATAGACCGACATGATTCAATGCTGCCTGGTGAACAGTGCtctcaatgtgttttgtactTTAGCCACtcttatgtttgtttttacatctgTCTATTGTTGCTCACCCAACACGATCAgtcacaatattaaaaatagttattaaatgttttctcaCTGCAGATTATTCTGCAACTGAAATCCAGCTGACGCACGTTTTAATCAGATCTTTATGTGATGGCATGGTCTTACCATCTAGTCCAGCAGGAACCACTGGGGCTCCATTGTAAGGAACCTGTCTGGCACCACCTGTAGAATCATATATTATTATCACCTTTTCACTATCTGTGCCTCATTGatctaactttttttcttcaaatgaatcTGCACCGTCCACCAATATCATACCTGATTTGGCATCAGCAGTGGGTACACCCTGGCCAAAACCTGGGGAAAAGAGGAATGTTGACTTTTAATGTGATTCATAGAAAAGTGTTGTGTAAGTTAGATGTTATATGATGCTACCTACTTGCATAGTCAGGCTGTACACCAGCACTGTAGCCATTTCCATAGCCTGCAAAAAAGACATCATAAACAACCACAGTGCGCAGAACTTAGATTCAGAGTGTGCTAAATAACACATGCTAAATGGAAATTTAGCATCGGCCAATTAATGGATTCATTGTATGTTATAAAATTTAGGTATTCAGTACTCATCATTAAAGTAAACAATGTCCCTTACCTGATTTGGATTTGCCTGCTTCACCCGCATGTGCATTTCctgagaaaatgtcagaatttcAGATTCAAATTTCAAACTCCACGGACACATTTTTGTGGCCTCAGCTCATAATGCTACTGAATCATAATCTGTCATCAGCTAACTGGTTGAATTAAAGGCCAATGTTTAAAGTGCACCTCCATATGAATTTCCATGTCCAGCTCCAAGGTAAGCTCCTTGTCCATAACCTGATTGAATACAGaacaattatcaaaatacaTACCACACTtctaattataattattatcaggATGAACTCCTAACTgggaaaaaattaagaaataaacaCTCACCAGGCTGCTCTGGGTTCCCTGCATAAGGATATCTAAGAGCTgcacatgttaaaaaaaaaaaaaaaaaaaaaaggcactttaaaaatcaaatcttaaTTTCCTTGGGAGTGAAAAACCAAGAAAATGTCACAGATGTCTGTTTATATTGGAAGTAAATATTACCACCTCCATATCCATTGCTGAGTCCAGGGACAGTGTAGCCTCCTGCCCCATAACCTTTGgattaataaaactttattcagATCACCTTCACATGTTTACCATTGTAAAAGTAAACACGTTGAAGTACAgtagaaatgagaaaaatatacaGTTATATAAATTCATCATTACCAGATCACTTCAAGAtaacttttttacttttggttttcAAACCTTGACCTAATCTTAAAGGGCCATTACTAATGCCAGTGCATCATGGCCTGGCAGTCAGAAGAGGTCAAAAATAGGACATTGTCTCCTATCAATCCTTTTTGATGTGTCATGGTTGACATGTCTCCTAAATATGCCAGTAAGCAAACCAAATATTGCTTAGTCtgaagcagaaaaacacaaactagaCCTTATCCAAATCTTTTAGCAATCAAATTGTTTggtgaaacaacagaaaatgacacaatttCAAAGGTTCATGCATTTGATAGAAAGCTTccaaattatttgatttgaattatttggCTCCTTACCTGGTTTGCTTGCTCCTCCATTTGGAGTTCCCCCAGCACTGGCATCGTATCCTTaacaatgaaacaatatcaCTGTTATCAGGCCTATAATCATGTCTGGTTTAATTTAATGATAAAACCTGCAGTACGCTTTAATAGTCATCAGCAAAAATGTGCCATTGTGAGTGTTTCATGAACACGAATATGGATAATGAAGAATAAAATAGATTTACCATTGGGTTTAGCACCATATGTGTTTGGAACACCAGCTCCTGCTCCATAacctcaaaaacaaattaaaggatCATTAAGtattatgaataaattatataaGTCTATTGATGCAAAATATTAGGAACAAGTACCTTTTGTGTTCATGCCAGTGGATGCTCCAGCCCCTGCATTATAATCTGaaatgacaaagagaaaaaaatcaagaacaTCAAGTTCTCATCATCTGCTCAGACTTAAGGTAAATACAGTATGAGTTTCTCGACTAAAGTTTTATCGCCCTTCAGTATTTAAATGGACCACTTAAAACTGCCCCAATTCCAGATTAGAATACCTTTTGTGTgcagtaaaagagaaaatacacattttaacataTACGCATAAACCATTAAAGCAAAAGTATGGTAATtaacttggtgtgtgtgtggctgttgaAAACCCTACACATCACTAGTAGTGACTCTTTTACCTGGTCTAGGTATTTTCATCCATTGTCCATTTGGTACTCCTGATGGTCCACAGTCTAGAATACCCATGTAAATGCATATtacaaacaaaattcaaaagttcaaggcaaaacaaaatgtgctTTAATGTGCTTAAAATGAACCACCAAACAAGCAGACTGTCATTGGAATTTTACTCAAATTTGGGGTTTggacaaaatgaaatcaaaagcCAAATGACAGTGACATAACGACACATTCAGACTCCTTGTAAGATTAGGCAAACAGTTTCTGATTTACTAAATGACAGCTGCCCTCTGGAAGTGGGGCATGACTTTGGCTCTGCAAAAGCTGCACAATATTCCGCGAAAGTAAACTAAAGATTACCAGGTTTGGCTGGTTTCGCTCCTTGTCCCTTGGTGACTGAAGTTGCTCCTCCGTTCTCTTAAAGACAGAGGGCCAGAATAAAAGGTCAGGGCTCAGTTGGAAACAAACCATCTGATACATCTCCTTTACGTGAAAAGACAGTCGTCATAAGTCAGTGGGTTAAACCTAAAATACCGTACAACTCATGCTCTGAATGCGCCAACTGAAATGTATAAGCATTATAATTAACATAGAAATATCACAAGGCTCACGCTGCAAACACACTTTTTCCCTCTTTCGACATGTGTTGGTTAATTCTCAGCCTACTCCAAACATTAAAAgaatagtttaacattttgtgaaattcccttattcactttcttgctgagagttttTCAAGAAGATCGAAACCACCATATCTGATTATCAAATCTAATCCTACAACCAGCAGCCAGTTATCTTATAGCAATAAGACTGGAAATGAGTGGAAAAAGCTAGTATTGTTCCGTCCAAAAGTAATACATTAAAGTAATACACCTGCCAGCACCTCTTAAAATCATGTTATATgttgttcatttattcaaacagaaagtGTTATAATGataatttgtggttttaaaggCCAGGCTACCTGTTTCcatttgtttccagtctttatgctaagctagaCTAACCCTTTCCTAGCTCCACTTATATATTGGACAGATTTGAGAGTGGTTATAGTCTTCTTATCTACCTCTGAGCAAGGAAGCATAAGCCTATTTCCAAAAAGGTTACATTCAAGATGACATGATAGTTTAACATGACAAAGTTGAGTGAGAGTTTGATCAAGAACACttcagagaaaaatacatttgaacacGAGTTATTGGTAATGTATGAGGAGGGcgtgcaacacacaaacatacatgaaaCATACATAAATTGTAATTACACAGTATATCTGTAGAACTAACACAACTATAAACATTATGAATGGCTTGGATTCAGTCTCAATGTTGCACTATCTGTAGACCTACTGAAATTATACAGTAGTTGTGGTAATTTGTGAAAACCACCACAATGGCTTCAGATAAATATTCATGTATAAATATTCACTATGTGTTTTTCTATGCTGTTTAGATGGCCAAAGTATTAAAGGCAAGTTAGACTGAATTCTagccattaaaacaacattaattaaACATGTAAGACAATTAAAGTCACTATGATGTCCACAATTCAGCAACAGACTTCGAGTTAGGACAAACGCAGGTTTCATTCAACATTTACACATGCAGTCCAACCCTAGTGAACAAGCCCGTATCAAGATTTAGTTTACCAGTTGCCCCAGTTTCCCCTGCAGTTAGACCATTGAACCCGAGCCTGTCAGGTCCCGCCTCGGGCTGACTCTTGATGTTTGCCTCTTCTAGTGTAAACTCGGGTACAGCCACAGTCGGTGTCTCCTCTGGAATCACGCTCCCTGAGTTTTTAGTTGACACTGTTTCAGGAACAGCTTTGGTGCTTTCAGGGGAAGCAGCCCCCTCACCAGGACTGTCTGCCCCAAACAGAGAGTCTGTCTCTGCACCTTTTTGCTCAGGCACAGTTCTTCCTGTCACATAACCTAGAGGCCATACATTTCATCAACACATTATTTGGCTAAACGTTTGCAAATAATATATTAGCCTTCACTAATTTTGAATATTGTGTCTCTAAATGTGGGGGATGTGTTCCTGCTACAGTAGATCTGCGCACATTCAGGTTTAGGTTACTTGCCTTGAGGAAGGACTGCTGCCGGCTTTGGTGCTTGGTTACTCTGGGGAAACACTGGTTCTGGTCCGGATGCGGTTGCCTTTGGACCCTTTCCCTGTGGCCCCATGGGTGCAGGTCCAGGTATGGGATTTGGGTCATTGGCTTGAGGAAGTGCCAGTGCTGGTTCTAGTGTAGCGGTTAGCTGTATCTGCTTGTAGCTCTTTCCTTGTGGCACAAGTAAAGGTAGCTTTCGGTATTTCTCCTGTGTCAACATAACAAGGATGCCACTGGTTGGCTCAGGGGCAACAAGCACTGTACCTTGAGTTATTGCTTGCTGAGGTGGAACACCCTCCTCTGGTGCTGCACTTGACTGCACGGGAGAGAAAACTCCACCTTTTAGGCCCTTTCCATTGGAAGCGCCTGCACCCTTTGTACCCTTCCCGTTTGGCATCATGCCGTAACCTGAGAACCAAACAGAGACGTGAGAGTGAAATCCAAACCAAACTTTGATGGAAAACCCCTTGGAGCATCATTTTAAAAgatagaaaaatacataaatttcacacatttaattGCAGGGCATTTTTTCAGTTACAATGTTACCCTTTTTagatcaaagtaaaaaaacagcaaggtaaagcagaaacaaaataaCAGCATTTACCAGTGTTGGCTGATTGAGCCAACTGTCCATTGGGTACACCAGCAGGACCACCATAGCCtgtgaaacatttttataaactaATTGACGAATCAAACAAGCATTGCAGATATTTTTAACATGTGATTTTCAGATTACTTCGAAaagaaaactgagaaaaaattATGCTCAACGTTTataggcttgtttttttccaggttgATATTG
This Scophthalmus maximus strain ysfricsl-2021 chromosome 16, ASM2237912v1, whole genome shotgun sequence DNA region includes the following protein-coding sequences:
- the cmn gene encoding calymmin isoform X4 yields the protein MLGQLLFQSAVTLWLVQTAYTGGYGAASGVSNGQGPQPNGNKLQNGGALRRMLIPSKGVGQAMGAQNGYGGHPTKGIGYGAAAGVSSANGGKSNGYGAAADVNNGRGVKGYGGAAGVTNGQGGKPQGYGVQAGPANGQQMKGNGYGAQAGGYGVQAGPANGQKMKGNGYGAQAGGYGGQGTKGNGYGAPAAVAPNGNGGHLNGYGAAGVLGGTGAKPNGNNAAAAGHNGFATKGKGQGAAAGPSNGSGVRPNGQGGAGSKPMKGYGRPSYGAGPGVGMGTSRGLGVPQLARNQGMGYGRNGYNGYRAQPMAGFNGGHGHAGLGLGSRNGNGGMKGPMQGTNGAAGVPNGQGAKPNGYAGARAPNGNGAMPNGYGYPNGGTNKPAKPGYGSFLNGYGATPKGYGATRGGAMRPQPGYGNGAIPNGHGRGRKPNGYGAAAGAGVPNGYGAKPNGQGVRNGAAFGGYGGKLNGQGGPSRGSNPTTKGVGAVSPREGAKTLGTGYGGPAGVPNGQLAQSANTGYGMMPNGKGTKGAGASNGKGLKGGVFSPVQSSAAPEEGVPPQQAITQGKSYKQIQLTATLEPALALPQANDPNPIPGPAPMGPQGKGPKATASGPEPVFPQSNQAPKPAAVLPQENGGATSVTKGQGAKPAKPDCGPSGVPNGQWMKIPRPDYNAGAGASTGMNTKGYGAGAGVPNTYGAKPNGYDASAGGTPNGGASKPGYGAGGYTVPGLSNGYGGALRYPYAGNPEQPGYGQGAYLGAGHGNSYGGNAHAGEAGKSKSGYGNGYSAGVQPDYASFGQGVPTADAKSGGARQVPYNGAPVVPAGLDGISQFEPQSAGLGPNGKLGSMYGGMGGLPFGGQKLGMGAEKSSAKYGIGGLQFGGQPLSTGYGGGPYGPEKSPGNYGGLGTGMGGDPGPGKYGFPSGAQLLGLGNAAGKYGYGRMPYEAQPAGLNPEVKSTGTYGLAGSPYQPEPLGLGHNGKLTSQYGGGEVPYSPQALGFSREAKSVGQYGNQGSYQSQPLESAYEGRSGGEYDTAGLPYESLPSEPDSAVKSYAKGGVPTPATAVEGEGMSVDRYDHLGYIYGHVQPEVVAFPAAPTPSPTMAYPSGPSYLPEEASFTPDVLPGAGAEDLPDPAGTASLDLDSAPATETHGVIQLPEQPDDLLQEQLPRQIHIQQHLKLHFHPQGEKNGKHDLNGFFGNSGYQG
- the cmn gene encoding calymmin isoform X14, whose protein sequence is MLGQLLFQSAVTLWLVQTAYTGGYGAASGVSNGQGPQPNGNKLQNGGALRRMLIPSKGVGQAMGAQNGYGGHPTKGIGYGAAADVNNGRGVKGYGGAAGVTNGQGGKPQGYGVQAGPANGQKMKGNGYGAQAGGYGGQGTKGNGYGAPAAVAPNGNGGHLNGYGAAGVLGGTGAKPNGNNAAAAGHNGFATKGKGQGAAAGPSNGSGVRPNGQGGAGSKPMKGYGRPSYGAGPGVGMGTSRGLGVPQLARNQGMGYGRNGYNGYRAQPMAGFNGGHGHAGLGLGSRNGNGGMKGPMQGTNGAAGVPNGQGAKPNGYAGARAPNGNGAMPNGYGYPNGGTNKPAKPGYGSFLNGYGATPKGYGATRGGAMRPQPGYGNGAIPNGHGRGRKPNGYGAAAGAGVPNGYGAKPNGQGVRNGAAFGGYGGKLNGQGGPSRGSNPTTKGVGAVSPREGAKTLGTGYGGPAGVPNGQLAQSANTGYGMMPNGKGTKGAGASNGKGLKGGVFSPVQSSAAPEEGVPPQQAITQGKSYKQIQLTATLEPALALPQANDPNPIPGPAPMGPQGKGPKATASGPEPVFPQSNQAPKPAAVLPQENGGATSVTKGQGAKPAKPDCGPSGVPNGQWMKIPRPDYNAGAGASTGMNTKGYGAGAGVPNTYGAKPNGYDASAGGTPNGGASKPGYGAGGYTVPGLSNGYGGALRYPYAGNPEQPGYGQGAYLGAGHGNSYGGNAHAGEAGKSKSGYGNGYSAGVQPDYASFGQGVPTADAKSGGARQVPYNGAPVVPAGLDGISQFEPQSAGLGPNGKLGSMYGGMGGLPFGGQKLGMGAEKSSAKYGIGGLQFGGQPLSTGTNGAGQHGYGGGPYGPEKSPGNYGGLGTGMGGDPGPGKYGFPSGAQLLGLGNAAGKYGYGRMPYEAQPAGLNPEVKSTGTYGLAGSPYQPEPLGLGHNGKLTSQYGGGEVPYSPQALGFSREAKSVGQYGNQGSYQSQPLESAYEGRSGGEYDTAGLPYESLPSEPDSAVKSYAKGGVPTPATAVEGEGMSVDRYDHLGYIYGHVQPEVVAFPAAPTPSPTMAYPSGPSYLPEEASFTPDVLPGAGAEDLPDPAGTASLDLDSAPATETHGVIQLPEQPDDLLQEQLPRQIHIQQHLKLHFHPQGEKNGKHDLNGFFGNSGYQG